In Solanum stenotomum isolate F172 chromosome 6, ASM1918654v1, whole genome shotgun sequence, one DNA window encodes the following:
- the LOC125866699 gene encoding protein ESSENTIAL FOR POTEXVIRUS ACCUMULATION 1-like isoform X3, whose amino-acid sequence MAEGNLDLPDDLLSSKTSDHSKGNGDNKPFMGQLDISKDQAMVDSSIPLSPQWLYVKPSDTKMEPRPPSSLSLGSSVDSSQKEAWRTDVPDDKKDWRRTTVETESSRRWREEERETGLLGRRERRKTDRRAEHDVNNRNSGLDTRRDNKWSSRWGPDDKEKENRSEKRIDVDKEDVHNDGQTFVANRTVSERESDSRDKWRPRYKMEGNSAAPSSYRAAPGFGQERGKVEGSNVGFNLGRGRSTGTIIRPSSGGAIGASPFENSVAGKSRISTGIFSYPRGKTLDIYRRQKLGSSLCSMPENMEEAPPVTQVIAIEPLAFVVPDAEEEAVLNDIWKGKITGGGVSHNSFRKGQSMDNVTETGDTEPNNTKMGAPFADVTEETVDRLLKTSIGVEEANTYSFVYENGVKVKCDGGDNHEGLKDNVSEAIAADGSLFTRKRTDNSDCLNYISGSQSDISVQSLPDSGVTRTPIFENNQHVAFDGSLKVSDDSNSVFVKSSSEIYWNNLLGRGIPPEELSLYYRDPQGEIQGPFLGADIISWFDQGFFGMDLLVRLEDAPEDSPFFELCDVMPHLKFEHEHVGNTNLSQAEPSAVLEGKLDSGLRSSASVSEMVGSAAFDGSSWPPSDFDGLGGHRIQSIPDHPARQFKPPYSHSEDFNNFAAQDEEIVFPGRPGSGGNAIGKTSTGLTDPSNIHRATPSAMCEGGVPNHEQTLHPLGLLWSELEGTAGKSGPISDVPFRGSGQDQVLNSGAARVGPFGARTDSTSALETWTDAYRRNAGSEPNIYQDAMDASRLLHQDHELNRFELADKLFSQQLQQQHPHNLISSHNSHLNEAMMERGTNHNSIHQPQLASQTGQDLEHFMALQLQQQRQLQLQQQFHQQQMLMKEQESHARQLVLEQLLQRQVREPSYTQSRLDAIRHSSALEQVLIEQQILSELQQRPHLPPRHAEPSIEHLIQAKFGQIPHQGPQSDLMELLSRAKHGQLHPLEHQALQQEQAHERLRQRLEMEEDRQIGAVWPADETGQYLRNPGVARRANSGFGPLDIYQQQQIPPPEEHVSHLERNLSMQDRLQRGLYDTGFLPLERTMSVPGGGPGVNLDAINPLVRAQGIEMQDPNSRMHSAGHMPGFSTGIHLQSPHRPLFSNQFHAPNGDTVENHWSERNGLLPADWMETRMQQLHLNGERQRRDFNVKRASEDQSMWMSAGANDDSSKRLLMELLQQKSGQQSTDQAEMTRGILFERGFHSGHFSTTNASNRSFNALLDQDMSLNQAITVGSYGSNSGFPPQRDHVNEIADSLDACERFPFKSHSGALAEAQPVFSSINEASQVHLEARESIVRQAGVPTVEGEMPINLLSRHTSLGGSLDFYNDKSDRRDSATEEIPKERMAVTSKRSDNILPKHPPVLRVSSTQEGLSEITSDSLVRGKNPSDAMASEGGKREAGGNAANQVPSAMTSEKKDGRFRRTASCSDADVSETSFSDMLKSNAKKPTAQEAHASEALDATHRSGKRKGKKGRQIDPALLGFKVTSNRIMMGEIQRIED is encoded by the exons ATGGCAGAAGGAAATCTTGATCTTCCTGACGATCTTCTTTCCTCTAAGACTTCCGATCACTCCAAAG GTAATGGTGACAACAAGCCTTTCATGGGTCAGCTTGATATTTCCAAAG ATCAAGCAATGGTGGACAGCAGCATTCCTTTGTCTCCACAGTGGCTTTATGTTAAACCAAGTGACACAAAGATG GAACCGCGTCCACCAAGCTCTCTGTCACTTGGAAGTTCTGTTGATTCAAGTCAGAAGGAGGCTTGGCGTACAGATGTACCTGACGACAAGAAGGATTGGAGAAGAACGACAGTGGAGACTGAGAGCAGTCGCCGGTGGCGTGAGGAAGAAAGGGAAACTGGCTTGCTTGGTCGGAGAGAACGAAGGAAAACCGATCGCCGTGCTGAGCATGATGTTAATAACCGCAATTCTGGGCTTGATACAAGGCGTGATAACAAGTGGTCTTCTAGGTGGGGTCCTGatgacaaagaaaaagaaaatcgcAGTGAGAAAAGGATAGATGTAGATAAGGAAGATGTTCATAATGATGGTCAAACATTTGTGGCTAACCGTACTGTCTCAGAACGGGAGTCAGATTCTCGTGACAAGTGGCGTCCACGCTATAAAATGGAGGGCAACTCTGCTGCTCCAAGTTCCTATCGAGCTGCTCCAGGTTTTGGACAGGAGAGAGGAAAAGTAGAAGGGTCAAATGTGGGATTTAACTTGGGTCGTGGGAGGTCTACTGGGACTATTATAAGACCTTCCTCTGGGGGTGCAATTGGTGCTTCACCATTTGAGAATTCTGTCGCTGGAAAATCAAGAATCTCGACTGGCATATTCAGTTATCCACGGGGGAAAACTCTTGACATATACCGCAGGCAAAAGCTTGGCTCATCTCTTTGTAGCATGCCTGAAAATATGGAAGAAGCTCCCCCAGTTACCCAAGTAATTGCTATTGAACCATTAGCTTTTGTTGTTCCTGATGCTGAGGAAGAG GCTGTTCTCAATGATATATGGAAGGGTAAAATTACCGGTGGTGGTGTTTCTCACAATTCTTTTAGAAAGGGTCAATCAATGGATAATGTCACAG AAACAGGGGATACAGAACCCAACAATACAAAAATGGGTGCTCCCTTCGCTGATGTCACTGAAGAGACAGTTGATAGGTTATTGAAAACTTCAATAGGTGTTGAAGAAGCCAATACCTATAGCTTTGTTTACGAGAACGGTGTCAAGGTCAAGTGTGATG GAGGAGATAATCATGAAGGACTGAAAGACAATGTTTCTGAAGCTATTGCTGCAGATGGAAGTTTGTTTACCAGGAAGAGAACTGACAATAGTGACTGCCTTAACTACATTAGTGGGTCCCAATCTGATATTTCTGTGCAGAGCTTACCAGATTCCGGAGTAACCAGGACACCTATCTTTGAGAACAATCAACATGTTGCTTTTGATGGCAGTTTGAAGGTGTCTGATGATTCAAATTCTGTATTTGTGAAGTCCTCTTCTGAAATTTATTGGAACAACCTTCTAGGAAGGGGTATTCCACCAGAGGAGTTGAGTTTGTACTATCGTGATCCTCAGGGCGAAATCCAGGGGCCATTTCTCGGAGCTGACATCATTTCATGGTTTGATCAGGGATTTTTTGGTATGGACTTACTAGTTCGCTTGGAAGATGCCCCTGAAGATTCACCTTTCTTTGAACTTTGTGATGTAATGCCGCATTTGAAATTTGAACATGAGCATGTTGGTAACACCAATCTTTCCCAGGCAGAACCATCTGCTGTACTAGAGGGGAAGTTGGATTCTGGTTTACGTAGCTCAGCTTCTGTTTCTGAGATGGTTGGTTCTGCTGCCTTTGATGGCTCGAGCTGGCCGCCATCTGATTTTGATGGCCTTGGTGGACATCGTATTCAGTCAATACCTGATCATCCAGCTCGTCAATTTAAACCTCCATATTCACATAGTGAAGACTTTAACAATTTTGCTGCTCAAGATGAAG AAATTGTGTTTCCAGGAAGACCTGGAAGCGGTGGCAATGCTATTGGAAAAACTTCCACAGGCCTTACTGATCCTTCAAATATCCACCGTGCAACTCCAAGCGCAATGTGTGAGGGTGGAGTTCCAAATCATGAACAGACATTGCACCCACTTGGCTTATTATGGTCAGAGCTTGAAGGCACTGCAGGAAAGAGTGGTCCTATCTCAGATGTTCCTTTTAGAGGAAGTGGCCAGGATCAAGTTCTAAACTCTGGTGCTGCAAGGGTTGGGCCATTTGGTGCCAGGACGGACTCAACCTCTGCTCTGGAGACATGGACTGATGCTTATAGAAGAAATGCTGGATCTGAACCCAACATATATCAAGATGCTATGGATGCCAGCCGCTTGTTGCACCAGGACCATGAACTGAACCGGTTTGAGTTGGCAGACAAGCTGTTTTCCCAACAACTTCAGCAACAGCATCCTCATAATTTGATATCCTCTCATAATAGTCACTTAAATGAAGCTATGATGGAACGTGGCACAAATCATAATTCAATACACCAACCACAGTTGGCGAGTCAGACTGGGCAGGATCTGGAACACTTTATGGCGCTTCAGCTGCAACAGCAGAGACAGTTGCAGCTTCAACAACAGTTCCATCAACAGCAAATGCTAATGAAAGAACAAGAGTCCCATGCTAGGCAGCTGGTTCTTGAACAATTATTGCAGAGACAAGTACGTGAACCAAGTTACACACAATCACGTCTTGATGCTATTAGGCATAGCAGTGCTCTGGAGCAGGTGTTGATAGAGCAACAAATTCTGAGTGAACTGCAACAGCGTCCACATCTTCCACCAAGACATGCTGAACCATCTATTGAGCATCTCATTCAAGCAAAGTTTGGTCAAATACCACATCAAGGGCCTCAAAGTGATTTAATGGAGCTCCTATCACGGGCAAAACATGGACAGTTGCACCCTTTGGAGCATCAAGCCCTTCAACAAGAACAAGCACATGAGAGGTTAAGACAACGTTTGGAAATGGAGGAAGACAGACAGATTGGCGCTGTCTGGCCTGCTGATGAAACTGGTCAGTATCTAAGAAATCCAGGTGTTGCTCGTCGAGCAAACTCTGGATTTGGTCCATTAGATATTTACCAACAGCAACAGATACCCCCTCCGGAAGAGCATGTTAGTCATCTGGAAAGGAATTTGTCAATGCAGGATAGACTTCAGCGGGGTCTCTATGACACTGGATTTCTGCCTTTGGAACGGACGATGTCAGTACCTGGTGGTGGTCCTGGTGTTAATTTGGATGCCATAAATCCTCTAGTGCGCGCACAAGGTATAGAAATGCAAGATCCAAATTCAAGAATGCACTCAGCTGGTCACATGCCTGGTTTCTCGACTGGCATCCACTTGCAATCTCCTCACCGTCCTCTATTTTCAAATCAGTTTCATGCTCCAAATGGAGATACAGTGGAAAATCATTGGTCTGAAAGAAATGGTCTGTTACCAGCTGATTGGATGGAAACTAGGATGCAGCAACTACATCTCAATGGTGAGAGACAAAGAAGGGATTTTAATGTCAAAAGAGCTTCTGAAGATCAAAGTATGTGGATGTCAGCTGGTGCTAATGATGACAGTTCAAAGCGATTACTTATGGAACTGCTCCAGCAAAAATCTGGTCAGCAGTCAACTGATCAAGCAGAAATGACCAGAGGGATTTTGTTTGAGAGGGGCTTTCACTCCGGTCACTTTTCTACGACAAATGCTTCAAACCGTTCATTCAACGCTCTTTTGGACCAGGATATGAGTCTAAACCAAGCTATCACTGTTGGGTCATATGGTTCTAATTCAGGTTTTCCACCACAGAGAGATCATGTAAATGAGATTGCCGATAGTCTTGATGCTTGTGAGAGATTTCCCTTCAAATCTCATTCTGGAGCTTTAGCTGAAGCTCAACCTGTCTTTTCCAGCATCAATGAAGCCTCTCAG GTACATTTAGAGGCTCGCGAAAGTATCGTTAGGCAAGCTGGTGTGCCGACTGTAGAAGGGGAAATGCCAATTAACTTGCTCAGCAGGCACACTTCACTTG GTGGAAGTCTTGACTTTTACAATGACAAGAGTGATAGAAGGGATTCGGCTACAGAGGAAATTCCTAAGGAACG GATGGCTGTGACATCAAAAAGGTCAGATAACATCTTGCCGAAGCACCCACCTGTATTGCGCGTTTCTTCAACCCAGGAGGGTCTATCGGAGATAACTTCTGATAGCCTAGTGAGAGGCAAAAATCCTTCAGATGCCATGGCTTCTGAAG GGGGTAAGAGGGAAGCGGGAGGTAATGCAGCAAATCAAGTTCCCAGTGCTATGACGTCTGAAAAGAAAGACGGGCGCTTCCGACGAACTGCATCTTGTAGTGATGCTGATGTTTCAGAGACATCATTCAGTGACATGCTTAAGAGTAATGCTAAGAAGCCAACAGCTCAGGAAGCACATGCATCAGAGGCATTGGATGCAACACACCGTAGTGGTAAGAGGAaaggaaagaaaggaagacaAATTGATCCTGCTCTTCTTGGTTTCAAGGTTACAAGCAATCGCATCATGATGGGTGAGATACAACGGATAGAAGATTAG